A region from the Methanooceanicella nereidis genome encodes:
- a CDS encoding sarcinarray family MAST domain-containing protein, giving the protein MKKVPATFQPARDGNMAKYIKAAAILVFGSLLCILCCQAGAASIKAYCDGTEATVDNISIVTGQRFTVDVHITVSSDATIYLMLYEPGYIDAYRRVSGDKTGAVIVSKSGGGVTSRYRWTLAPSGKWTNGTAPVNVAYKILEDRDGSLTKKLTYGDFTVVNYYITGDSGNNIEIAAVLAAICIAIMAVCLRLLLLA; this is encoded by the coding sequence ATGAAAAAAGTCCCGGCTACATTTCAGCCGGCTAGGGACGGCAACATGGCGAAATATATCAAAGCAGCGGCCATCCTGGTGTTCGGATCGCTTTTATGCATATTATGCTGTCAGGCCGGGGCCGCCTCCATCAAGGCATATTGCGACGGGACCGAGGCCACGGTGGATAATATCAGTATTGTTACAGGACAGAGATTTACCGTAGATGTTCATATCACGGTCTCGAGTGATGCGACTATCTACCTGATGCTCTATGAGCCGGGCTACATAGACGCTTATAGGCGTGTCAGCGGAGATAAGACAGGCGCAGTTATCGTCTCAAAGTCCGGAGGAGGGGTCACGTCCCGCTACAGGTGGACTCTAGCCCCGAGCGGCAAGTGGACTAATGGGACTGCGCCTGTGAATGTGGCATACAAAATACTTGAGGACAGGGACGGGAGCCTTACAAAAAAGCTGACATATGGCGACTTTACCGTTGTGAACTATTATATTACCGGCGATAGTGGCAATAATATCGAAATAGCCGCAGTGCTGGCGGCAATCTGTATAGCCATAATGGCGGTATGCCTGAGGTTGTTGCTTCTGGCCTAG
- a CDS encoding aldolase translates to MMWQEISYWGKKLAQNNLVASRFGNISVRTEKGLMIKKTGVFLDEIEGPEDVIEVSIASSRIPPEASSETTSHQAIYLATDARAIIHAHPQFAIIESLLCESEIRPLDSEGLPFLNTIPIVDGESGSKELYDALTGIFASHKVKGVVNRGHGSFAIGPDLRDCFNTTAMIEHSSKIKYFYDLAKR, encoded by the coding sequence ATGATGTGGCAAGAGATCTCTTACTGGGGGAAAAAACTGGCACAGAATAACCTTGTGGCATCCAGGTTTGGCAACATAAGCGTTCGCACTGAAAAGGGCTTGATGATCAAAAAGACCGGAGTATTTTTAGACGAGATCGAGGGGCCAGAGGACGTGATAGAGGTCAGCATTGCATCCTCAAGGATACCTCCTGAAGCGTCATCGGAGACCACCAGCCATCAGGCGATATACCTGGCGACCGACGCCCGGGCAATTATCCACGCTCACCCGCAGTTCGCCATAATCGAGTCGCTTTTATGCGAGAGCGAGATCAGGCCGCTGGATAGCGAAGGGCTCCCCTTCCTAAACACCATACCTATCGTGGACGGCGAGTCCGGGTCAAAAGAGCTGTATGACGCTTTAACCGGCATATTCGCGTCTCACAAAGTAAAAGGCGTAGTTAACAGGGGACACGGGTCTTTCGCCATAGGTCCCGACCTGAGGGACTGTTTTAACACTACGGCGATGATCGAGCACAGCTCTAAGATAAAATATTTTTATGACCTGGCAAAGCGCTAG
- a CDS encoding class I SAM-dependent methyltransferase, with product MVSHLKAWKDEYTRATWRGPYNIDHMKKYLAGGAKILDIGCGNGKLLIPLVRAGFNVIGIDLSRAGLLTIQHPGCLIQGDAINLPFKDEAFDAVVCYDLIQHLLEEERDRAIREIRRVLVPEGTLFLEVFGNKDMRYGGTLVEPDTFRRQTGIIYHYFSEEEIKSALKDFTILSLESITTVKMFHGENFTRHRITAIAQK from the coding sequence ATGGTCTCACATTTAAAAGCATGGAAAGATGAGTATACTCGAGCCACATGGCGCGGGCCATATAACATCGACCATATGAAAAAATATCTGGCCGGAGGCGCAAAAATACTGGACATCGGATGCGGCAACGGCAAGCTATTGATACCCCTTGTTAGGGCAGGGTTCAACGTCATAGGTATAGACCTTAGCAGGGCAGGCCTGTTAACTATCCAGCATCCGGGGTGCCTCATTCAGGGTGATGCGATAAACCTTCCTTTTAAGGATGAGGCTTTTGACGCGGTAGTATGCTATGACCTTATCCAGCATCTGCTTGAAGAGGAACGCGATCGGGCCATAAGGGAGATCCGAAGAGTGCTGGTGCCTGAAGGCACGCTTTTTTTGGAAGTGTTCGGAAATAAGGATATGAGATATGGCGGCACTCTTGTCGAGCCGGACACGTTCAGGAGGCAGACCGGCATTATATACCACTACTTTAGCGAGGAAGAGATCAAGTCCGCCCTTAAAGATTTCACGATATTAAGTTTGGAAAGCATCACCACTGTCAAGATGTTCCACGGGGAGAACTTTACCCGCCACAGGATCACTGCCATAGCTCAAAAATAG
- a CDS encoding HAD family hydrolase — MDTSRIDTITFDLWNTLISHDELYDESIRRARTEGIMEALKDKGIIVGMEDLERAHELSGQKLLEKWSDDIDVDVDGQLEIFLRCLNVDPSPDNMMAIESPYTDAVLKVNPYLVDGAVEAVCDMKERGYRIALISNTGRTPGKAMRKVMKNFGLLDLFDVTVFSNEAGYQKPHKKIFEMTLEMIGSLPSKAVHIGDHSVLDVLGARRMGMKSVRVMKHAKKDDGYHEPDIYIDDITGLPEAITKLEK; from the coding sequence ATGGATACATCACGTATCGACACGATAACCTTTGACCTCTGGAATACACTCATATCGCATGACGAGCTTTACGATGAAAGCATTCGCCGGGCGAGGACAGAAGGCATTATGGAGGCCCTTAAGGATAAGGGCATCATCGTCGGGATGGAGGACCTTGAAAGAGCTCATGAGCTTTCGGGACAAAAATTACTGGAGAAATGGTCCGATGACATAGACGTGGATGTCGATGGACAGCTCGAGATATTTCTTAGATGCCTGAACGTCGACCCGTCCCCTGATAATATGATGGCGATCGAAAGCCCGTATACGGACGCAGTGTTAAAAGTAAATCCATACCTCGTGGATGGAGCCGTTGAGGCTGTGTGCGATATGAAAGAAAGAGGGTACAGGATAGCGCTCATATCAAATACAGGGCGCACCCCTGGAAAAGCCATGAGGAAGGTCATGAAAAATTTCGGCCTGCTGGATCTCTTCGATGTTACAGTTTTCTCAAATGAGGCGGGCTATCAAAAGCCACATAAAAAGATCTTTGAGATGACCCTGGAGATGATAGGCTCCTTACCGTCGAAGGCCGTACATATCGGAGACCATAGCGTGCTCGATGTGCTGGGAGCGAGACGTATGGGCATGAAGTCGGTCAGGGTCATGAAGCATGCCAAAAAGGACGACGGCTATCACG